A window of the Candidatus Nitrosotalea okcheonensis genome harbors these coding sequences:
- a CDS encoding winged helix-turn-helix transcriptional regulator has translation MKNQSNAICLCPLDGVIDTIGKKWGLLIVNEIGNHGILRYNELMSELKGISPSTLASMLKDLEKEELIEKEVFREIPPRVEYSLSTRGRELREAIIPLIKWASKKGNYSIHCSCNLFK, from the coding sequence ATGAAAAATCAGAGTAATGCAATTTGTCTCTGCCCACTTGATGGTGTAATAGATACCATAGGAAAAAAGTGGGGATTGCTGATAGTAAATGAGATAGGAAATCATGGGATATTGCGTTACAATGAATTAATGTCAGAATTAAAAGGAATAAGCCCATCAACGCTTGCATCAATGCTAAAGGATTTAGAAAAAGAGGAACTCATAGAAAAGGAAGTTTTCAGAGAGATTCCGCCCAGAGTAGAATATTCCTTATCCACAAGAGGAAGAGAATTAAGAGAAGCGATTATACCGCTTATCAAATGGGCTAGTAAAAAAGGAAATTATTCAATACATTGTAGTTGTAATTTGTTCAAATAG
- a CDS encoding DUF120 domain-containing protein, which produces MPELKIQHILTLAELFTKGARYNFVPITTSSLGRSINKSQQAASKHLMELEASGCVERLRSGQKVSVRITTKGHSEMIRISSVLKSSLESIPAHLEFKGTIISGMGEGAYYMSMKGYTKQFKTKLGYVPFPGTLNVKLKDKESIEAKRSLDAYTAILVDGFSDGKRTYGWVKCYTAKINGINAALILLERTHHDDSIIELISEENIKKAAKLSTGSKVTIRVPISVKPVLG; this is translated from the coding sequence ATGCCAGAACTAAAGATTCAACATATTCTTACACTTGCAGAACTTTTTACCAAGGGCGCACGTTATAATTTTGTTCCAATAACTACATCTTCTCTTGGAAGGAGCATCAACAAGTCGCAGCAGGCTGCATCAAAACATCTCATGGAATTGGAGGCAAGTGGATGTGTGGAGAGACTTCGAAGCGGGCAAAAGGTCTCTGTAAGAATAACAACCAAAGGTCATTCTGAAATGATCAGGATATCTTCTGTGTTAAAATCAAGCCTCGAGTCAATTCCAGCACATTTGGAATTCAAGGGAACTATAATATCTGGAATGGGTGAGGGGGCATATTACATGTCGATGAAGGGATACACAAAGCAATTCAAGACAAAGCTTGGCTACGTTCCATTTCCTGGAACATTGAATGTAAAACTAAAGGACAAGGAATCAATTGAAGCCAAGCGCTCACTTGATGCATATACTGCGATATTGGTTGATGGTTTCTCAGATGGAAAGAGAACATATGGATGGGTAAAATGCTATACGGCAAAAATAAACGGCATCAACGCAGCGCTGATTCTACTTGAGCGTACTCATCACGATGATTCTATAATTGAGCTGATCTCAGAGGAAAACATCAAAAAGGCAGCAAAACTTTCTACCGGTTCAAAAGTTACAATACGGGTTCCAATAAGTGTAAAGCCTGTCTTGGGTTAA
- a CDS encoding enoyl-CoA hydratase/isomerase family protein, translating to MSLVNVSKSEGICTIKINRPDKLNAMNMDVANDIIKEFKEIEKDDSVKVVIVTGEGDKAFSAGADIAYMSTITPIESETYAKLGHLLTHTVENCSKPTIAAINGFALGGGCELALACDIRVAADTAKMGQPEVTIGVCPGWGGTQRLQRTVGISQAKDLIFTGRIVKSDEAKEMGLVNKVVELSKLMEETNNIAKMIAQNSAMAVRMSKIAINKGRNSDIDTGLALELYTWGLCFTHPDRVERMTAFVNKSKK from the coding sequence ATGTCTCTAGTTAACGTCTCAAAATCAGAAGGAATTTGTACAATCAAGATAAACAGACCGGACAAGCTTAATGCCATGAACATGGATGTAGCAAATGACATCATCAAGGAATTCAAAGAAATTGAAAAGGATGACTCTGTAAAGGTTGTAATCGTCACAGGAGAAGGAGACAAGGCATTTTCTGCAGGGGCAGACATTGCATACATGTCGACAATCACGCCAATAGAATCAGAAACTTATGCAAAACTTGGTCATCTGCTCACACATACAGTAGAAAACTGCAGCAAGCCAACAATTGCAGCAATCAATGGATTTGCACTCGGAGGCGGATGCGAGCTTGCACTTGCATGTGATATCAGAGTAGCTGCAGATACTGCAAAGATGGGACAACCAGAAGTAACAATAGGTGTATGCCCAGGCTGGGGAGGAACCCAAAGATTACAAAGAACAGTTGGAATTTCCCAGGCAAAAGATTTGATCTTTACTGGAAGAATTGTAAAGTCAGATGAGGCAAAAGAGATGGGTCTAGTAAACAAAGTAGTAGAACTTTCAAAATTAATGGAAGAGACTAACAACATTGCAAAGATGATTGCTCAGAATTCTGCAATGGCAGTAAGAATGTCAAAAATTGCAATAAACAAGGGAAGAAATTCAGACATTGACACAGGTCTTGCTCTTGAATTATACACATGGGGCTTGTGCTTTACCCATCCGGACAGAGTAGAAAGAATGACGGCTTTTGTAAACAAGTCAAAAAAATAA
- a CDS encoding Fic family protein, with the protein MKNILKVVDKQENLIMKASYIFGGIPWAQPFSGGNKRTAFVCADTLLRLNGFRLAIDDENEKNILENY; encoded by the coding sequence TTGAAAAATATTTTGAAGGTGGTCGACAAACAAGAAAACCTCATAATGAAGGCATCTTACATTTTTGGTGGAATACCATGGGCACAACCATTTAGTGGAGGAAATAAAAGAACCGCCTTTGTATGTGCAGACACACTTTTACGATTGAATGGTTTTAGGCTCGCAATTGACGATGAAAACGAGAAGAATATCTTAGAAAACTACTAG
- a CDS encoding adenylyltransferase/cytidyltransferase family protein: protein MDAFDKEIITAFFVASLSGDTATDIIRKKISLSPEYIQEKIDYLVKNGFIENNKKTLTEFGRNSIRVVLAGGVFDIIHPGHIHTLRAAKALGNVLVVVIATDKTAQKMKNRIPLHNMELRKDLVRSLSMVDYAVVGYEGNIFKSVEIIKPNIIALGYDQVHQEKFIIDGCKKIGIDVSIARLQSPIPDIKSSKIENDYGKSIYGI from the coding sequence TTGGATGCATTTGATAAAGAGATAATTACGGCCTTTTTTGTGGCATCACTTTCAGGCGATACAGCCACGGATATCATACGAAAAAAGATTTCCCTCAGCCCAGAATACATCCAAGAAAAAATAGATTATCTTGTAAAAAATGGGTTTATTGAAAATAATAAAAAAACCCTTACTGAATTTGGAAGAAACTCCATACGGGTTGTACTGGCTGGAGGAGTTTTTGACATAATTCATCCAGGACACATCCACACCCTCAGGGCAGCAAAGGCCCTTGGCAATGTATTAGTTGTAGTTATTGCAACTGACAAGACTGCACAAAAAATGAAGAACCGAATCCCGTTACACAACATGGAACTTCGTAAGGACTTGGTAAGATCACTTTCAATGGTAGACTATGCAGTAGTAGGATACGAAGGCAACATATTCAAGTCAGTTGAGATCATCAAGCCAAACATCATTGCATTAGGCTATGATCAGGTACATCAAGAGAAGTTCATAATAGATGGATGTAAAAAGATTGGAATCGATGTATCAATTGCAAGACTCCAGTCTCCAATACCAGACATCAAGAGTTCAAAGATAGAAAACGACTATGGCAAGTCAATCTATGGAATTTAA
- a CDS encoding Lrp/AsnC ligand binding domain-containing protein translates to MSKAFVAIHCETGKENPVIRKLMEIKGITEVTGTLGLYDIIIKVEASDSMTLEKIITKEVRKIPHVLTTMTLMVI, encoded by the coding sequence ATGAGCAAGGCTTTTGTGGCAATACATTGTGAAACTGGAAAAGAAAATCCAGTGATAAGAAAACTTATGGAAATCAAAGGCATAACAGAAGTTACAGGAACCTTGGGACTGTATGATATAATAATAAAGGTGGAGGCATCTGACTCCATGACTCTTGAGAAAATAATAACAAAGGAAGTAAGAAAAATTCCACATGTCTTGACTACTATGACTTTGATGGTCATCTAA
- a CDS encoding toprim domain-containing protein, with translation MNFESDEIYKIQGFVKSLNSVHNSIIVVEGKRDEEALKKLGVSGKICQFHSFKGLIKFADSMPKYNILILLLDSDQKGRYLTKRIISQLQHRMTIDLSYRKYLTIITKGKIKNVEDLSTYEFEG, from the coding sequence GTGAATTTTGAATCAGATGAAATCTACAAAATACAAGGTTTTGTAAAATCACTCAACTCTGTACATAACAGCATAATTGTTGTAGAAGGAAAGCGTGACGAGGAAGCACTGAAAAAATTGGGGGTTTCTGGAAAAATATGCCAGTTTCACAGCTTCAAAGGTCTCATAAAATTTGCCGACAGTATGCCCAAGTACAACATTCTCATACTGTTATTAGACTCTGACCAAAAGGGGCGTTATCTTACAAAGAGGATAATCTCTCAACTTCAACATAGGATGACAATTGATCTCTCGTATAGAAAATATCTTACCATTATCACAAAAGGCAAAATAAAAAATGTAGAAGATCTATCCACATACGAATTTGAGGGTTAG
- the dph5 gene encoding diphthine synthase, with translation MLWFVGLGISGLDGTSVNAIQVLKKADMTFFENFTSPIGKSEVLKIKKLVKGKLTIAPRWMVEDGKAILALAKKKNVVLLAYGDPYVATTHLELRTRAEKDKIKTKTIHNASAITSLIGECGLHHYKIGRPVTIMRETPSLTTVYHTIYENMIKGSHSLLILEFDNSSNFFMNPKDALYSLLETEKGQKRNVIDQSTFAIVASRIGAKNQKIISGKLLTLVKADFGKPPHTIIIPGKLHFTESDAIKIFSQCLDEPFDNSSKIQKISDQMLSKYIPKARKALEEVVKMFKNDTSLGPVIENAQLYIDDAEKFQKDGQEELAVLSIGYAEGLMDALRLSRGIDPWTQSL, from the coding sequence ATGCTATGGTTTGTAGGTCTTGGCATTTCAGGGCTTGATGGTACAAGTGTGAATGCCATCCAGGTTTTGAAAAAGGCAGATATGACATTTTTTGAGAATTTTACTAGTCCCATTGGAAAATCAGAAGTGTTAAAAATAAAAAAACTGGTTAAAGGAAAGCTAACTATTGCACCAAGATGGATGGTAGAAGACGGCAAGGCAATCCTGGCACTTGCCAAAAAGAAAAATGTAGTACTGTTAGCTTATGGTGATCCATATGTAGCCACAACCCATCTGGAATTGCGTACAAGAGCCGAGAAAGACAAGATTAAAACAAAGACAATTCATAATGCATCCGCAATCACATCTTTGATCGGAGAATGCGGTTTGCACCATTACAAAATTGGAAGACCCGTGACAATCATGAGGGAAACTCCATCACTAACCACCGTGTATCATACAATTTATGAGAACATGATAAAGGGAAGTCATAGTTTGTTAATCTTGGAATTTGATAATAGTTCCAATTTCTTCATGAATCCAAAAGATGCGCTATACAGTTTATTGGAAACAGAAAAAGGTCAAAAGCGAAATGTCATAGACCAATCTACATTTGCAATAGTTGCATCAAGAATTGGTGCAAAGAATCAGAAAATAATTTCAGGGAAATTATTAACTCTTGTCAAGGCAGACTTTGGCAAGCCCCCACATACTATCATCATTCCCGGAAAGTTGCACTTTACAGAAAGTGATGCAATCAAGATATTTTCCCAATGCCTTGATGAACCATTTGATAATTCATCAAAGATTCAAAAAATATCAGACCAGATGCTTTCAAAGTACATCCCAAAGGCAAGAAAGGCGTTAGAGGAGGTTGTAAAAATGTTCAAAAATGATACCAGTCTTGGTCCAGTCATAGAAAATGCTCAGTTGTATATTGATGATGCAGAAAAATTCCAAAAGGACGGACAAGAAGAACTTGCAGTACTCAGCATCGGATACGCAGAAGGGCTGATGGATGCATTACGCCTCTCAAGAGGAATTGATCCTTGGACACAGAGTTTATAG
- a CDS encoding 3-hydroxypropionate--CoA ligase: MNPVTKIFEETFATDHKVITEDLSKAVLKKYGIKVPGYALVTNTKDAVKAAKRLGFPLVMKVVSPQILHKSDVGGVKVGLQNEKEVKKAFLEMYPRLSKKKGVHVKGILLEKMVPQGVELIIGLQNDPQFGPVIMVGLGGVLTEIFKDVAFRMLPITTEDAKSMLVELKGSKILQGYRGSKSIDLNMLSKAIVQISKVGVDNAKYFDSVDFNPIVVYPKSYYVVDAKIILRKEIKNDAISTAKPNIEFMETFFTPQSVALVGASATPGKVGNSVLDSIAKHDYTGKVYPINPKAEEILGLKCYPSLEAIPDKVDLVVVCVDLSITPPVLEACAKKGIHNMVIVSGGGKELGGERADFESQIKSLSEQHKIRIIGPNCIGMFNAANRLDCAFQGQERMVRAKLGPVALLSQSGTMGISFLETADSFGLSKMVSYGNRSDVDEADMIWYLANDPQTKVIALYVEGFGDGRKFVETAKRVMKEMHKPIVIWKSGRTTLGAKQAASHTGSLGGSNAIIQGAFKQAGIVSVESYQELASVAKALAWQPAANGPRVALVSNGAGPMIGAIDQFEKYGLELGKVTEATLKEMKDHYPPTYVIGNGNPADVTGGANADDYRYSIQKFMDDPNIDIVMPWFVFQDDPLEETIIDYLGEFSKQGKKPLLVGGNGGPYTAKVSGLIEKHNVPVYDDIRNWVAAASALHQWGKIKPNKV, encoded by the coding sequence TTGAATCCAGTAACAAAGATTTTTGAAGAAACATTTGCAACAGATCATAAGGTAATCACCGAAGATCTATCCAAAGCAGTATTGAAAAAATATGGAATTAAAGTTCCAGGCTATGCACTTGTAACCAATACAAAAGATGCTGTAAAAGCAGCAAAGAGATTAGGTTTTCCACTAGTTATGAAAGTAGTCTCACCACAAATACTTCACAAGAGTGATGTAGGAGGAGTAAAGGTCGGACTACAAAACGAGAAAGAAGTAAAGAAGGCATTTCTTGAAATGTATCCAAGACTCTCAAAGAAAAAAGGAGTCCATGTAAAAGGAATTTTGCTTGAGAAGATGGTCCCGCAAGGAGTCGAACTCATCATAGGGCTCCAGAATGATCCACAATTTGGTCCGGTAATCATGGTAGGACTAGGCGGCGTACTAACTGAAATATTCAAGGATGTTGCATTCAGAATGCTACCAATTACAACAGAGGATGCAAAATCAATGCTCGTAGAATTGAAGGGCTCAAAGATCCTTCAAGGGTACAGGGGTAGCAAATCAATTGATTTGAATATGCTCTCAAAAGCAATTGTACAAATCAGCAAGGTTGGTGTAGACAATGCAAAATATTTTGACAGCGTAGATTTCAATCCAATAGTAGTTTATCCAAAGTCATACTATGTAGTTGATGCAAAAATAATCTTAAGAAAAGAGATCAAAAACGATGCAATCTCAACAGCAAAACCAAACATCGAGTTCATGGAGACATTCTTTACTCCACAATCAGTTGCACTAGTTGGTGCATCTGCAACTCCTGGAAAAGTAGGAAACTCGGTTCTTGACAGCATTGCAAAACATGACTATACTGGCAAAGTATATCCCATAAATCCAAAGGCAGAAGAAATTTTGGGACTAAAATGTTATCCATCGCTTGAGGCAATACCAGACAAAGTCGACTTGGTTGTAGTATGTGTTGACTTGTCCATTACACCTCCTGTCCTTGAAGCATGCGCCAAGAAAGGAATCCACAACATGGTAATCGTATCAGGAGGCGGAAAAGAACTCGGAGGAGAGAGAGCAGACTTTGAATCTCAAATCAAGAGCCTTTCAGAACAGCACAAGATTAGAATAATTGGTCCAAATTGCATCGGTATGTTTAATGCAGCAAATAGACTAGACTGTGCATTCCAAGGTCAAGAGAGAATGGTTCGTGCAAAACTCGGACCAGTCGCATTGCTATCACAGAGCGGTACAATGGGAATCAGCTTCCTTGAAACTGCAGACTCGTTCGGACTATCAAAGATGGTAAGCTATGGTAACAGATCAGATGTAGACGAGGCAGACATGATCTGGTACTTGGCAAATGATCCTCAGACCAAAGTAATTGCATTATATGTTGAAGGTTTTGGCGATGGTAGAAAATTCGTCGAGACCGCAAAACGCGTGATGAAAGAAATGCACAAGCCAATCGTAATTTGGAAGAGTGGAAGAACTACACTGGGGGCAAAGCAAGCAGCATCACATACAGGTTCACTTGGAGGCTCTAACGCAATAATCCAAGGTGCATTCAAGCAGGCAGGAATAGTTTCAGTAGAAAGTTATCAAGAACTTGCTTCAGTTGCAAAAGCACTAGCATGGCAACCAGCAGCTAATGGTCCAAGAGTTGCGCTTGTCAGCAACGGTGCAGGTCCTATGATTGGTGCAATAGACCAATTTGAAAAATATGGACTAGAGCTTGGCAAAGTAACAGAAGCAACACTCAAGGAAATGAAAGATCATTATCCTCCAACATATGTAATTGGAAATGGTAATCCTGCAGATGTCACAGGAGGAGCAAATGCTGATGACTATAGATATTCCATACAAAAATTCATGGACGATCCAAATATCGACATTGTAATGCCTTGGTTTGTATTCCAGGACGATCCACTTGAAGAAACAATAATTGATTATTTGGGAGAATTCTCAAAACAAGGTAAAAAGCCATTACTTGTAGGTGGAAACGGCGGTCCATACACAGCCAAAGTCTCAGGATTAATTGAAAAGCACAATGTCCCAGTGTATGACGATATCCGAAACTGGGTTGCAGCAGCATCTGCCCTGCACCAGTGGGGAAAGATCAAACCCAACAAGGTTTAA
- a CDS encoding type 1 glutamine amidotransferase, producing the protein MSEFLIIQNTKVEGIGTLGDLFKADGFSTKTILAKNEKIPETRYDAIIVLGAPESANDDLPYLKQEMVLIRDSVKRDIPVLGICLGSQLIAKAFGARVYSGPRKEIGFYNDIEFDNISQSKLFDGIKSPFLAFHWHGDTFDLPKNAIRLAHSVHYQNQAIKIGSAVGIQFHLEVDESTIRLWLEKSKEELGKTDYIHPSIIEKQIPEKIGVVRENLRVFYKNFKSEFNL; encoded by the coding sequence ATGTCAGAATTTCTTATAATCCAAAATACAAAGGTGGAAGGAATCGGGACGTTAGGAGATCTATTCAAAGCAGATGGATTTAGTACAAAGACAATCCTTGCAAAAAATGAAAAAATTCCAGAAACTAGATATGATGCCATAATAGTTCTAGGCGCCCCAGAGAGTGCAAATGATGATCTTCCATATCTAAAACAAGAGATGGTATTGATTCGTGATTCGGTAAAAAGAGATATTCCAGTGTTAGGTATTTGTCTTGGGTCACAGCTTATTGCCAAGGCATTTGGTGCCAGAGTATACAGTGGACCCAGAAAAGAAATAGGATTCTACAATGATATTGAGTTTGACAATATTTCCCAGTCAAAACTCTTTGATGGAATAAAGAGTCCATTTCTTGCATTTCATTGGCATGGTGACACTTTTGATCTGCCAAAGAATGCAATCAGACTAGCACATTCGGTACATTATCAAAATCAGGCAATAAAGATAGGCAGTGCAGTTGGAATACAGTTTCATCTTGAGGTGGATGAATCAACCATAAGACTCTGGCTAGAAAAATCAAAGGAAGAACTAGGCAAGACAGACTATATCCATCCAAGCATAATTGAGAAACAGATACCTGAAAAAATTGGCGTGGTCAGAGAGAATCTACGAGTATTTTATAAGAATTTCAAGTCAGAATTCAATCTTTAA
- the erpA gene encoding iron-sulfur cluster insertion protein ErpA, with protein MSNTQTTKLVTITPKAAEKVIAFMAEEAEKPQFLRVYVQGGGCSGLSYGMGFEKASEEDDLVIEENGVKMVIDSYSVDYLKGANIDYIESLMGAGFKINNPNVTKSCSCGSSFSTS; from the coding sequence ATGAGTAACACACAGACCACAAAACTGGTCACAATTACACCAAAAGCCGCAGAAAAAGTAATTGCTTTCATGGCAGAAGAAGCCGAAAAGCCACAATTTCTACGAGTCTACGTACAAGGCGGAGGATGTTCAGGATTATCCTATGGAATGGGATTTGAAAAGGCATCTGAAGAAGACGACCTTGTGATCGAAGAAAATGGTGTCAAGATGGTAATTGACAGTTATAGCGTCGACTACCTCAAGGGTGCAAATATCGACTATATTGAGAGCCTAATGGGTGCTGGATTTAAGATCAACAATCCAAATGTAACCAAGTCTTGCTCTTGTGGAAGTTCATTTAGCACATCCTAG
- a CDS encoding M20/M25/M40 family metallo-hydrolase, translating into MDSSVTSTPRYSVKVLEKALRIYTPSLSEKPLAEFLADKCDDFGFEDIHIDDVGNLIATKGSGYPRIMLCGHMDTVPGKIKVRNENGFIYGRGASDAKAPLISMLLAAASVQSNNNGTITFAAVVDEEGNATGIKSLVKQKPEIDYAIFGEPSGIKNITIAYKGRIAINLRVNVGDSAHASAPWLAKNAIEESYVFTSALKKSLEQNQDGIAKSMMLTSSLTEIKGGSSHNVTPLECDAIMDIRIPVNMNCKMVGERIATTVEEIAKKQGVNAFYSVIDETEPFEAPHSSPLVRALTLGIMDVEKARPQLIRKTGTGDMNIIGNSLNIPVVTYGPGDPHASHTIDERVSTDEFLRSIEVFKRMLSHLRRLHEFKNPSTKS; encoded by the coding sequence TTGGACTCATCAGTAACTAGTACACCAAGATATTCAGTAAAAGTGCTAGAGAAGGCCCTGAGGATTTACACACCATCTCTTTCAGAAAAACCGCTCGCAGAATTTCTAGCAGACAAGTGCGATGATTTTGGATTTGAAGACATCCACATAGATGATGTTGGAAATCTTATCGCTACAAAGGGTTCTGGATATCCAAGAATAATGTTATGTGGACACATGGATACAGTTCCAGGAAAGATAAAGGTAAGAAATGAGAACGGATTCATTTATGGACGAGGTGCATCTGACGCCAAGGCGCCTTTAATTTCCATGCTACTTGCAGCAGCATCAGTCCAGAGCAACAACAATGGAACAATAACATTTGCAGCAGTAGTCGATGAAGAAGGGAATGCCACAGGAATCAAGAGCTTGGTAAAACAAAAGCCAGAGATAGATTACGCAATATTTGGAGAACCAAGTGGAATTAAAAATATTACAATTGCATACAAGGGCAGAATTGCAATAAACTTGAGAGTAAATGTAGGCGATAGTGCACATGCAAGCGCACCATGGCTTGCAAAAAATGCAATTGAGGAGTCATATGTATTTACCAGTGCGCTAAAAAAATCACTGGAGCAAAACCAAGATGGTATAGCAAAGAGCATGATGCTTACATCATCTCTTACTGAAATCAAAGGTGGCAGCAGTCACAATGTAACGCCCCTAGAATGTGATGCAATAATGGATATCAGAATCCCAGTAAACATGAATTGCAAAATGGTTGGAGAAAGAATTGCAACAACAGTTGAAGAGATTGCAAAAAAACAAGGAGTTAATGCATTTTATTCTGTAATAGATGAGACTGAACCTTTTGAGGCGCCACACAGTTCTCCGCTTGTCAGAGCTCTGACATTGGGAATAATGGACGTAGAAAAGGCAAGGCCACAGCTAATTCGAAAGACAGGCACAGGTGACATGAACATAATAGGAAACTCGCTAAACATACCAGTTGTCACATATGGACCAGGAGATCCACATGCATCGCACACAATTGACGAACGAGTATCAACGGACGAGTTTCTAAGAAGCATTGAAGTTTTCAAGAGGATGCTGTCTCACTTGAGAAGATTACATGAATTCAAAAACCCGTCCACCAAGTCCTAA
- the dnaG gene encoding DNA primase DnaG produces the protein MPYTGIVKYHVKLSFDVDGLVEKADIIGAIFGQTEGLLGPEMNLNELQKVSKVGRIEVNTTASSTQTKGDALIPMSTDINTAALIAAAIESIDKVGPFQAKFKLDAIDDVRTAKKKEIVDRAKDIVQKWSTKTISEGEEMLKDVSDIGSAGKLASFGREKLACGSGVFDSPWIILVEGRADVINLLRAGFDNALAIEGARIDESIKSLCDSKSKVVAFLDGDRAGGFILKELKSLVTVDVVHRAPEGVEVEELTPMQIADILKDTAEDMKKETAKPVLKDSKDEPIANVVKKVYPQLNESLEAIALDVGTNQLFKVPVSEVVGKLAPGSGIKFLILDGIITQRLVDSAKQAGIEYLIGHRMANLKSTDGLILKTFTELGVA, from the coding sequence TTGCCATATACAGGAATTGTCAAGTATCACGTTAAGCTCAGCTTCGACGTCGATGGACTCGTTGAAAAAGCAGATATCATAGGTGCGATTTTCGGCCAGACAGAAGGTCTGCTTGGCCCCGAAATGAACCTGAATGAACTCCAGAAGGTGTCGAAGGTAGGACGAATAGAAGTCAATACTACGGCCTCGTCTACTCAAACAAAAGGAGATGCTCTGATTCCTATGAGTACTGATATCAACACAGCCGCACTTATTGCAGCTGCAATAGAAAGTATTGATAAAGTAGGTCCATTTCAAGCCAAATTCAAGTTAGATGCAATTGACGATGTACGCACTGCCAAGAAAAAAGAGATTGTAGATAGGGCAAAGGATATCGTACAAAAATGGTCTACAAAAACAATCAGTGAAGGTGAGGAGATGCTCAAGGATGTATCTGACATTGGCTCTGCCGGGAAACTTGCATCATTTGGAAGAGAAAAACTCGCATGTGGCTCCGGAGTATTTGACTCTCCATGGATAATTCTAGTTGAAGGTAGGGCAGATGTGATAAATTTATTACGAGCAGGTTTTGATAATGCGCTTGCAATAGAGGGTGCAAGAATCGATGAATCAATAAAATCATTATGTGATTCAAAATCCAAAGTAGTTGCATTCCTTGACGGCGATAGAGCAGGTGGATTCATACTAAAAGAATTAAAATCTCTTGTTACTGTAGACGTGGTACACAGAGCACCAGAGGGTGTAGAAGTTGAAGAGCTTACCCCTATGCAAATTGCAGACATTCTCAAAGATACTGCGGAAGACATGAAAAAGGAGACTGCAAAACCAGTGCTCAAGGATTCAAAGGATGAACCCATTGCTAATGTTGTAAAGAAGGTATATCCACAGCTCAATGAATCATTAGAAGCAATAGCTCTTGATGTTGGTACAAATCAACTCTTCAAGGTACCAGTAAGCGAGGTTGTAGGAAAACTTGCTCCTGGTTCTGGTATCAAGTTTCTGATACTTGATGGAATCATAACACAAAGACTAGTAGACTCTGCAAAACAAGCCGGAATTGAGTATTTGATTGGTCACAGAATGGCTAATCTCAAGTCCACTGATGGATTGATACTCAAAACATTTACAGAGCTTGGTGTTGCATAA